TTACGGGAGATACACATACCGTCAAAGTGAAGCACGCGAACAGGCCTACCATAAATCTCATTCAAGGACCTCAAAGCGGGAAGCGCCAAACTGTGATCACCACCAAGAGTAATGAGCTTCGGTTTACCTTGACTCAAGGAGCTTATAGGCCGAGCTCTGCCAAGATTCTTAAATGCCTGAGTCATTTGCTCTGTTGCAATATTGTTATCAAAGGGAGTTATAGGAATATCTCCGCAGTCAACAATCCTTGCCCAATTTTGGTACgggttgatgttggcgcGAGGGTTGAATGCGCGTAATGAAGTCTGGCGCGAAGACGCTTGTCTGATGGCTCTGGGGCCAAATCGGGCGCCTGAGAAAGAATGAGTAAGATTCATCGTCTGGACAATGCGAAAGCCCTTACCCGGTCTGAAAGAAACGGCGTTGTCAAACGGCGctccgatgatggcaatgtcATATTTCTCTTGAGGATTGGTGAGACATTTGACATAATCTAGGTGAGCAAATGACCCGATGCCATTGAACGACCACTATATGTGTGAGTTATTAAAAGTTAATAACATCGATTTCAACTCAGTACATACCTCGTGCCCCCATTTCGCCTCCAACTCTGCTAATTCCTCACTACTCCATTCCTTTTCATCATGATGACCGCCACAGGCATACCCTGAGCCGATAAAAGACAGGAGGTGTAACAACGACACGAACTTCATTTCTAGATAAGACTTGCTCAAGAATGCTCGTAAAGAAAGGTATGATAGGAATGACCATATCCAGCACATTTGGCCTTTAACATCTCTATTATATAAGGCCGCTGTGTCTGAGTTTCCGGATTCGCCTCCCCCACAATCCCCACACCCGGCGTTAATGGCGGGGATGTTGTCTAAGTGAGATGCGTTTCAACAAAGCCCGAGATCGGCCAAGTAGAGCCGCCTAGTTCGACCCACCTCCAGGTTGTGCCGTTATC
Above is a genomic segment from Trichoderma breve strain T069 chromosome 6, whole genome shotgun sequence containing:
- a CDS encoding arginase family domain-containing protein, whose amino-acid sequence is MKFVSLLHLLSFIGSGYACGGHHDEKEWSSEELAELEAKWGHEWSFNGIGSFAHLDYVKCLTNPQEKYDIAIIGAPFDNAVSFRPGARFGPRAIRQASSRQTSLRAFNPRANINPYQNWARIVDCGDIPITPFDNNIATEQMTQAFKNLGRARPISSLSQGKPKLITLGGDHSLALPALRSLNEIYGRPVRVLHFDAHLDTWDPAAYPSAWGSTHFTHGSMFWMANQEGLLSNSSTGQSVHAGLRTRLSGTDWADHESDTAQNWVRFAADEIDDIGTKGIIDGIMSVLGTEDPVYLSVDIDVLDVAFAPGTGTPEPGGWTTRELIRILRGIEGLNIVGADIVEVSPAYQGRGEETALAAAQVVYEILSSIVKKGLENGFKGKEGNGKDEL